A stretch of the Lolium perenne isolate Kyuss_39 chromosome 3, Kyuss_2.0, whole genome shotgun sequence genome encodes the following:
- the LOC127325797 gene encoding phragmoplastin DRP1A-like, with protein sequence MENLISLVKKLQWACTALGDHGDESTLPTLWDSLPSIAVVEGQSSGKSSVLESVVGKDFLPRGSGIVTRRPLVLQLHRIDGTREYAEFLHQPRKRYTDFAEVRKEIADETDRETGRSKGISSASIFRMDDYTKNDCYVVPCNNTKYMSGSAHRRK encoded by the exons ATGGAGAACCTGATCTCGCTCGTCAAAAAGCTGCAGTGGGCCTGCACTGCCCTCGGCGACCACGGCGACGAGAGCACCCTCCCCACCCTCTGGGACTCGCTGCCGTCCATCGCCGTTGTCGAAGGCCAG AGTTCGGGCAAATCTTCAGTGCTGGAGAGCGTTGTTGGGAAGGATTTCCTGCCCAGGGGTTCAG GCATCGTCACCCGTCGCCCCCTGGTTCTGCAGCTACATAGGATTGATGGAACTAGAGAGTATGCGGAGTTCTTGCATCAACCCAGGAAAAGATACACAGATTTCG CCGAAGTGAGGAAGGAGATAGCTGATGAAACTGACAGAGAAACTGGTCGTTCCAAGGGAATATCATCTGCATCTATTTTTCGAATGGATGATTACACTAAAAATGATTGTTATGTAGTGCCCTGTAATAATACAAAGTATATGTCTGGAAGTGCGCATAGGAGAAAATAG